From the genome of Carcharodon carcharias isolate sCarCar2 chromosome 34, sCarCar2.pri, whole genome shotgun sequence, one region includes:
- the LOC121272515 gene encoding striatin-3-like, which yields MEGQPAAMASALGGAGCPSPAASPTLEKITSENSPEPDSYTVPGILHFIQHEWTRFEMEKARWEAEKAELQARVAFLQGERKGQENLKKDLVRRIKMLEYALKQERTKYHKLKYGTEPVQGDSKADASDSVINNGPDTSTIEQNSPLSWKEGRQLLRQYLQEVGYTDTILDMRTKRVRSMLGRSSPEHNGAAESNSLGQILNGGDSPLVKQIEEQIKRNAGSETRDGLRKSVLEKMPFLQNVDDDSDEDDDELDNVPSELSVTQRLSKKQRIGTEMTAADPAMDCETVDALSEFHFLETGEEEERVEDSRSLGDGKELGNHRSKLQDVLTNFTDIDGLPSIPSGMIGQPKSSEAVPLAFPPHANKPFILGSDSIGDGEMSLGELADLTVTNDNDISDGKDAFRKTWNPKYTLRSHFDGIRALAFHPVEPVLMTASEDRTLKLWNLQKTVPAKKSTALDVEPIYTFRGHVDPVLSLAVSSKGDQCFSGGLDGTICCWNIPSLNTDPYDTYDESILSRTLNGHTDTVWGLAFSIPKNRLISCSADGTVRLWDATANPACVGTYNKDKENGIPTSVAFVSDPAHAVASFTSGDVVIYDLQTLQPVITLDSKTSDTAANQINRVVSHPKMPVTITAHDDRCIRFFDNKTGKMIHSMVAHLDAVTSLAVDPNGVFLMSGSHDCSIRLWNLDNKTCVQEITAHRKKYDEAIHDVTFHPSKAYIASAGADALAKVFV from the exons ATGGAAGGGCAGCCAGCCGCCATGGCTTCAGCGCTCGGCGGCGCGGGCTGTCCGAGCCCGGCGGCCTCGCCGACCTTGGAGAAAATCACCTCAGAAAACTCGCCCGAGCCGGATTCTTACACGGTGCCGGGGATTTTACACTTCATCCAGCACGAATGGACGCGGTTCGAGATGGAAAAGGCGCGATGGGAAGCGGAAAAAGCCGAACTGCAA gCACGTGTAGCCTTTCTACAAGGAGAGAGGAAAGGTCAGGAGAATCTCAAGAAGGACCTGGTCCGGAGAATTAAGATGTTGGAATATGCCTTAAAGCAAGAAAG GACAAAATACCACAAGCTGAAGTATGGAACGGAACCAGTTCAAGGTGACTCAAAGGCAGATGCGTCTGATTCGG TTATAAACAATGGCCCTGATACATCAACCATAGAACAGAATAGTCCATTATCCTGGAAAGAGGGGAGGCAGCTGCTGAGACA ATATTTGCAGGAGGTGGGTTATACAGACACTATCTTGGACATGCGGACAAAGCGGGTCCGATCCATGTTGGGCCGTTCCAGCCCAGAGCACAATGGAGCAGCAGAGTCCAACAGCTTGGGACAAATCCTAAATGGAGGAGACTCTCCATTAGTTaaacagatagaagaacagaTTAAGAG AAATGCAGGCAGCGAGACTCGAGATGGACTACGAAAATCAGTACTGGAGAAGATGCCTTTCCTCCAGAATGTGGATGACGATAGCGACGAGGATGATGACGAATTGGATAATGTTCCTTCAgaactctctgtcacacagagACTAAGCAAGAAACAAAGG ATAGGCACCGAGATGACAGCTGCTGATCCTGCCATGGACTGTGAGACAGTGGATGCTTTGAGTGAATTTCACTTCCTGGAGACTGGAGAGGAAGAGGAAAGGGTTGAAGATTCCAGAAGCTTGGGGGATGGCAAAGAACTAG GAAACCACCGTTCTAAGCTTCAAGATGTGTTGACTAATTTTACAGACATCGACGGCTTGCCTTCCATTCCCTCTGGGATGATTGGTCAACCTAAGTCAAGCGAAG CTGTTCCCCTTGCGTTTCCCCCGCATGCTAACAAGCCATTTATACTAGGCTCAGATAGCATTGGAGATGGAGAAATGAGCCTGGGTGAGCTGGCAGACCTGACTGTCACTAATGACAATGAT ATTTCTGATGGTAAGGATGCCTTCAGGAAGACCTGGAATCCCAAGTATACTTTGCGGAGTCATTTTGATGGGATCCGTGCATTGGCGTTTCACCCGGTGGAGCCTGTGCTCATGACTGCTTCGGAGGATCGTACCTTGAAGCTTTGGAACCTGCAGAAAACAGTTCCTGCCAAAAA GAGTACTGCATTGGATGTGGAACCAATTTATACGTTCAGGGGACATGT AGACCCAGTATTATCGTTAGCAGTTAGTTCTAAAGGGGACCAGTGCTTCAGTGGAGGGCTTGATGGCACAATTTGCTGCTGGAATATTCCAAGTTTGAACACTGACCCATACGACACTTACG ATGAGAGTATTCTGTCCAGAACACTAAATGGCCACACGGATACAGTTTGGGGGCTAGCATTTAGTATCCCGAAGAACCGCCTCATTTCATGTTCAGCAGATGGAACTGTTAGATTGTGGGATGCAACTGCAAATCCAGCCTGTGTTGGTACATACAACAAAGATAAGG AAAATGGAATTCCTACCTCTGTTGCCTTTGTGAGTGATCCTGCTCATGCTGTAGCTTCCTTCACCAGTGGTGATGTGGTCATATATGATCTGCAGACGTTGCAGCCAGTGATTACCCTGGATTCTAAAACATCTGACACTG ctgCCAATCAGATTAATCGGGTTGTCAGCCACCCCAAAATGCCAGTCACCATCACCGCACATGACGACAGGTGTATTCGGTTCTTTGACAACAAAACAG GAAAAATGATCCACTCGATGGTTGCTCACTTGGACGCAGTCACCTCTCTTGCTGTAGACCCAAATGGTGTTTTCCTGATGTCAGGAA GTCATGACTGCTCAATCCGACTCTGGAACCTGGACAACAAGACCTGTGTTCaagaaatcacagcacaccggaAGAAGTATGATGAGGCAATCCATGACGTCACCTTTCACCCGAGCAAAGCGTACATTGCCAGTGCAGGAGCAGACGCCCTCGCCAAAGTGTTCGTATGA